A DNA window from Ostrea edulis chromosome 5, xbOstEdul1.1, whole genome shotgun sequence contains the following coding sequences:
- the LOC125649258 gene encoding uncharacterized protein LOC125649258, translated as MQCIFTLLTLFLLIVRITSDCVDILSGCRKACLSNGECSVSTGYLCQEQVCQGKCHLKADVSGRNATLTWRDFKPPDYQFEYSVTFSTSRASEFITWTKLEVGSLPVCYLYDLKPGTIYYAAVGIWKDKNFLEYEETSEIISFKTLDAEFCTLGMKKLHVGDILTNGCEDRCVCQSTGELNCEPLCDQYRNQSVNSTHHGCHQETTEDGCCTYIKCSSMPIAGSNQTPIIPNTADLVSIQILQKSSDWVRLNASYRSQPAVSLVLLCIKQANKENSTLEIDTEGYSQRLYLIDRLQPGVEYALWMWLVLVKNHTVSSPKVYFNTTARKSVCTNCTQHTSMNVNTFQSSSSHSGLYVGLTVGILSVIGIAFSMQIFLLLRKRKLRSKKKTLFFVKGTFGVERLMKDEELHM; from the exons ATGCAGTGTATTTTCACTCTTCTGACCTTGTTTTTGCTAATTGTTAGAATTACCAGTGATTGTGTGGATATTTTGTCGGGATGTAGGAAAGCTTGTTTGAGTAATGGCGAGTGCAGTGTGTCAACAGGGTACCTATGCCAGGAACAAGTGTGTCAAG GGAAGTGCCACCTTAAAGCTGACGTGAGTGGTAGAAACGCTACCCTAACATGGAGGGATTTCAAACCACCAGATTATCAATTCGAATACAGTGTAACTTTCTCAACATCTAGGGCATCAGAATTCATAACATGGACAAAACTAGAA GTTGGCTCACTTCCTGTTTGCTACCTCTATGATCTAAAGCCAGGGACCATATACTATGCTGCTGTTGGGATTTGGAAAGACAAAAATTTCTTGGAGTATGAAGAAACAAGCGAGATTATATCATTCAAGACACTAG ACGCTGAATTCTGTACGCTTGGAATGAAGAAACTCCATGTCGGTGATATCCTAACCAATGGCTGTGAAGACAGGTGTGTGTGTCAGAGTACAGGAGAGCTGAATTGTGAGCCGTTGTGCGATCAATATCGAAACCAGTCCGTTAATAGTACCCACCACGGTTGTCATCAGGAGACCACTGAAGATGGCTGCTGTACCTATATCAAATGCTCATCAATGCCAATAG CTGGCTCAAACCAAACACCCATTATTCCAAATACAGCAGATCTGGTCAGCATTCAAATTTTACAGAAGTCCAGTGATTGGGTGAGACTGAATGCCAGTTACAGGTCCCAGCCTGCCGTCAGCCTTGTCTTGTTGTGTATAAAACAGGCCAACAAAGAGAACAGCACCTTGGAGATCGACACCGAGGGGTACAGTCAGAGACTCTATCTCATAGACAGACTCCAGCCTGGTGTAGAGTATGCGCTGTGGATGTGGCTTGTACTTGTCAAGAACCACACTGTGTCCTCACCTAAAGTGTACTTCAACACCACGGCCAGAAAATCAGTCTGTACCAACTGTACACAACATACAAGTATGAATGTAAATA CGTTCCAATCCTCCAGCTCACACTCGGGTCTGTATGTTGGTCTGACTGTTGGAATTTTATCAGTTATTGGTATCGCCTTCAGCATGCAAATCTTCCTTCTTTTAAGAAAGAGAAAACTCCGAAGCAAAAAGAAGACATTATTCTTTGTGAAGGGAACATTTGGA GTTGAAAGActcatgaaagatgaagaatTGCACATGTAA
- the LOC125649257 gene encoding uncharacterized protein LOC125649257, producing the protein MIAEAEENPDPNNHECKEIEELEEVSKNVGAGATSPLQDLSASFAAQDILRCDFCNEDNVVGEMYCKTCSMRLCGLCVTRHIEISSVSCFHDIARFNSTTDFMRPVCGSHPNHKCEMFCRECNVPFCSQCLSEGFHKHHDITGICGRYAVLKDKILKDTHYLEKNMIPEFDKNVSQMSRRIEETTEKYDQIATTMCQVGIDWHRQLEVAIMQHKQEIQKMKEKDVDILSKCQMSLTIPSAAIRKTIKENRQIINSLDFNRLFEYRSSVENFRTIPPVADIKTPTFEQHTTLLHQLVELVGKLGNSSTINIPGYTIKVHRDTPALLATFQSKFRKGVRRLRCRGGKMAWMCGFYDRLMKSVDLHGTVIQKVLVTSKIAPVCMTINKEDELIYLDDSSVNIIREGECQCLFTVQDWTLRSVCSSSRANELLVGMTNKTKTEGKIVRYSGVKVLFEIQQDPDGNMLFRLPYFLTENKNFDICVTEITLQKVQVVDKDGNLRFTYSGNNTVKNTFKPMDLATDSKSQILIADTSNNCIHIIDKDGKLVKIIDDFNLQEPVSISVSDEDDLWVGEGNSGKVKVIKYMEA; encoded by the coding sequence ATGATTGCAGAAGCAGAAGAAAACCCTGATCCAAACAACCACGAGTGTAAGGAAATTGAAGAATTAGAAGAAGTATCCAAGAATGTTGGAGCAGGGGCAACCTCCCCACTCCAGGACTTATCAGCATCTTTTGCTGCTCAAGATATCTTAAGATGTGACTTCTGCAATGAAGATAATGTGGTTGGGGAGATGTACTGTAAAACTTGTAGCATGCGTCTGTGTGGACTCTGTGTCACTAGACATATAGAAATTTCTTCAGTCTCCTGTTTCCATGATATAGCCAGGTTCAACTCTACTACCGATTTCATGAGACCAGTTTGTGGATCTCACCCGAACCATAAGTGTGAGATGTTTTGTAGAGAATGCAATGTGCCTTTCTGTTCTCAGTGTTTATCTGAAGGCTTTCACAAACATCACGACATTACTGGGATTTGTGGCAGGTATGCAGTGCTAAAGGACAAAATACTGAAAGACACTCATTATTTGGAAAAAAACATGATCCCAGAATTTGACAAGAATGTCAGCCAAATGAGCAGACGGATTGAAGAGACAACTGAGAAATACGATCAAATAGCGACTACCATGTGCCAAGTGGGGATAGACTGGCACAGGCAGCTAGAAGTTGCAATAATGCAACATAAACAAGAAATtcagaaaatgaaagaaaaggaTGTTGACATCCTGAGCAAGTGCCAAATGTCTTTGACAATTCCTTCAGCTGCGATCAGAAAAACCATCAAAGAGAACAGGCAAATCATAAATTCTCTTGATTTTAATAGACTTTTTGAGTACAGATCTTCAGTTGAGAATTTCAGAACAATCCCTCCTGTGGCTGACATTAAAACTCCTACATTCGAACAGCATACTACTCTGTTACATCAACTTGTTGAACTTGTAGGCAAATTAGGGAATTCCAGTACCATAAATATCCCTGGTTATACAATCAAGGTTCACAGGGACACTCCTGCTCTTCTTGCAACTTTTCAAAGCAAATTTCGAAAAGGGGTTCGAAGATTGAGGTGTCGTGGTGGAAAGATGGCATGGATGTGTGGGTTTTACGATCGTCTGATGAAATCTGTAGACCTCCATGGTACAGTGATTCAGAAAGTCCTAGTCACCTCCAAGATCGCGCCAGTGTGTATGACAATAAACAAGGAGGATGAGCTCATTTACCTTGACGACAGTAGTGTAAATATTATCAGAGAGGGTGAATGTCAATGTCTTTTCACAGTCCAAGACTGGACACTGCGGTCAGTATGTAGCAGCTCTCGAGCCAATGAACTGCTAGTTGGTATGACCAATAAAACCAAAACTGAAGGAAAGATTGTTCGGTATTCTGGAGTAAAAGTCTTGTTTGAAATTCAGCAAGATCCTGATGGCAACATGTTATTTCGCTTGCCCTACTTCCTGACCGAAaacaaaaactttgatatttgcgTCACAGAAATCACATTGCAGAAAGTGCAGGTGGTGGACAAGGACGGAAATTTGCGATTTACTTACAGTGGAAATAACACAgtgaaaaacacctttaaacCAATGGACCTTGCGACTGATAGCAAGAGTCAAATTCTAATTGCAGACACATCCAATAACTGCATTCATATCATCGACAAAGACGGCAAATTGGTTAAGATCATTGACGACTTTAACTTGCAAGAACCAGTCAGTATAAGCGTGTCAGATGAGGATGACCTCTGGGTTGGGGAAGGCAACTCTggtaaggtcaaggtcattaaaTATATGGAGGCATGA
- the LOC125651171 gene encoding disintegrin and metalloproteinase domain-containing protein 10-like: MESSSLINLAFVLKVIICVTTTSKVNIDKDIQTSFQYLRNYTVISSPYIRHASHLMTTNFSAFSKTIYLTLTKDNSMDLSSSHLTVNGNVLPKVQTDRIMREALLLKGYDSSFPYSSFAYGKLYQNTYDGYISYENEIYFVEPLAKYLPAVDKSIVYRKSDFVENYRLSIIDFLDAKYAVGESSQHMESMESEYHGKSSPYKSKRSSDPVARSCSLHVVADPRFYNVIGGSSLSKTITEMRYQVGQADMIFRSTDFDGNGYGDNIGFEISNITVFTDPTYSGYYMVDNDLSVQNYLTLFSQYDFGQYCLGVAFTYRDFYKGVVGLAWIASSSIYGPPGGICQKQIKSSGKWYSYNTALVTMVNYGERLTSYKSSIVLTHEFGHNFGSIHDPKSDSSCVSSIYGNYIMYPYASSGARPNENRFSQCSINTMYPVIINKGSCFADRSVPSCGNGIMEPGEECDCGSSFTCAYTDNCCTPSDVTNSSDAPCTLRRSQGSVCSPKTGICCEKSCTLTPVYANRICGFSYECQESMICDGHSSNCPLPIPKPDTTLCDSERKLCQNGTCVKSICEKYNLVECQCTYVYEDTCKLCCRFPNTTNCITANNFGILSSTGGIIRLASGAPCNDFEGICDAHYTCISGDTSDIIERLKKVFTPYAGQIISSWLKNNWYYIFFGLLTLILLIILFLGCRGQNEDVQGRAYRQGRFEQVMAQARIERERQERKMSLLAAMYDKKIRKVHNGHEQFEYTFALVRLSVFFPTVTKEVIQDTLSSSTSEEVAVRGLLIRGYPMRRMIYTNDIN, translated from the coding sequence ATGGAATCTAGTAGTTTGATCAACTTAGCATTCGTTTTGAAAGTAATAATATGTGTTACAACAACGAGCAAAGTTAACATTGACAAGGATATTCAGACGTCATTCCAATATTTACGAAATTATACCGTGATTTCCTCTCCATATATCAGACACGCAAGTCATTTAATGACAACAAACTTTTCCGCCTTTAGCAAAACCATATATCTCACTTTGACAAAAGACAACTCGATGGATTTGTCATCAAGTCATTTAACAGTTAATGGAAATGTGTTACCGAAAGTGCAGACCGACAGAATCATGAGGGAGGCGCTCCTACTGAAAGGTTACGACTCCAGTTTTCCGTACTCTTCATTTGCCTATGGAAAACTTTACCAGAATACTTATGACGGATACATTTCCTATGAAAACGAAATATATTTTGTAGAACCACTGGCCAAATACCTGCCGGCAGTAGACAAATCAATCGTGTATAGGAAATCAGATTTCGTGGAAAATTATCGACTATCTATTATTGATTTCCTTGACGCTAAATATGCTGTGGGAGAATCTTCTCAACACATGGAAAGCATGGAATCAGAATACCATGGAAAGAGTTCACCTTATAAATCCAAGCGCTCTTCAGATCCAGTTGCAAGGTCATGTTCTTTGCATGTTGTTGCGGATCCTAGGTTTTATAATGTTATCGGTGGGTCCTCTTTGTCGAAAACCATTACCGAGATGAGATACCAGGTAGGGCAAGCGGACATGATTTTTCGGAGCACCGACTTTGATGGGAACGGGTATGGTGACAACATAGGGTTTGAAATATCCAACATCACGGTATTCACTGATCCAACCTACAGCGGCTACTACATGGTTGATAACGATTTAAGTGTTCAGAACTACCTAACATTATTTTCACAATATGATTTTGGCCAGTATTGTTTGGGAGTAGCTTTCACATACCGAGATTTTTATAAGGGCGTTGTGGGACTGGCGTGGATTGCTAGTTCGAGTATATATGGACCGCCTGGTGGAATTTGTCAGAAGCAAATAAAATCTAGCGGCAAATGGTACAGCTACAACACCGCTCTTGTCACTATGGTCAACTATGGAGAACGCCTAACAAGCTATAAATCTTCAATAGTACTGACACATGAATTTGGTCATAATTTTGGAAGTATACATGACCCAAAAAGTGATTCTTCTTGTGTGTCAAGCATTTACGGCAATTACATCATGTATCCCTACGCTAGCAGCGGTGCACGACCAAATGAAAATAGGTTTTCACAATGCAGTATTAATACCATGTATCCAGTTATTATTAACAAAGGGTCGTGTTTCGCGGATAGAAGTGTGCCATCATGCGGTAATGGCATTATGGAGCCAGGTGAAGAATGTGATTGTGGTTCGTCTTTCACATGTGCTTACACCGATAACTGTTGTACCCCATCTGACGTCACAAACTCCTCGGACGCGCCATGTACTCTCAGGAGATCGCAAGGCAGTGTGTGTTCACCCAAAACCGGCATCTGTTGTGAAAAGAGTTGCACTCTCACACCGGTATATGCTAATAGGATATGTGGGTTCTCTTACGAGTGTCAAGAAAGTATGATCTGCGATGGACATAGTTCCAACTGTCCACTTCCAATCCCTAAACCGGACACCACATTGTGCGACTCCGAGAGAAAATTGTGTCAAAATGGGACATGCGTGAAGAGTATTTGCGAGAAATACAATCTTGTAGAATGTCAATGTACATATGTTTATGAAGATACCTGTAAACTTTGTTGCAGATTCCCTAATACAACTAACTGCATAACAGCCAACAACTTTGGGATTCTGTCATCTACGGGAGGTATCATTAGGTTGGCGTCCGGGGCACCTTGTAATGACTTTGAAGGAATTTGTGACGCACATTACACCTGTATATCAGGAGACACCAGTGATATCATTGAAAGGTTAAAGAAAGTGTTCACCCCCTACGCTGGACAAATAATTAGCTCGTGGTTGAAGAACAATTGgtactatattttctttggCTTGCTGACTTTGATTTTGCTGATTATTTTGTTCCTTGGCTGTAGAGGGCAGAATGAAGACGTTCAGGGTCGTGCATATCGTCAAGGGAGATTTGAGCAGGTGATGGCACAAGCAAGGATAGAGAGAGAACGACAAGAGAGAAAAATGTCCCTCTTGGCGGCTATGTATGACAAGAAGATTCGGAAAGTGCATAACGGCCACGAACAGTTCGAGTACACATTCGCTCTGGTTCGGCTCTCCGTCTTCTTTCCGACAGTTACGAAAGAGGTAATCCAGGACACGTTGTCTAGCAGTACCAGTGAGGAAGTGGCTGTGCGTGGCCTCTTAATACGTGGCTATCCAATGCGGAGAATGATCTACACTAATGACATTAACTAA